In Phycisphaerae bacterium RAS2, the DNA window TCCGGATCGGGCCGAGCAGCTTCCTGTCATCCGGCAGCCCCGGCCGCAGCACCGCCGCCAGCTGGTCAGGCCGCACCGGCAGCTCCCCCGCGCAGGGCATCCCCGCATGGACATGCCGCCCCCAGCGCATTCGATGCAATTCGGGTTCGATCCAGAGCCAGTAGTCCTCGGCGTTCGATCCGATGCCCATCACCGGATCGCCCAGCGTCGGACGCAGATCAATGCGCAGGTCGCGCGGCGCACGGAACAGCAGCGTCCCTTCGAGGTTGTAGCTCCGGCGCGCCGCGCGCTCATCCGGAAACTCTGCGTACACACTGATCGAAGGCGACCACAGCGCCCCATTCAGTTTCGCCCCGTTCGCGCGAATCACGCGCTCGATCTCCCCGGTCTCGCGCGCGATCGGCTCCGCAGTGGTTCCCGACACGCCCGGCCCGTGCCGCGGCGGGCAGCCGGCTGTCCCCACTGCAATCAGCAAGATCGCGGCTGTGGCGATCCCACGTCGTATGGACAACACGATCCGCAGGTAGGGAGGCTTGTTCAAAGGAGATGCACGCGTTAGAGGTTGGCCGCGTTGATGGCGCTGGGCTCCGTCGCCTCGCCATTCATCGGCGCATCGCCCGTCGCTTCGTCGCCTGCGAGCGATTCGGCGTTCCCCGCGAGAATGACGCTTAATTCGGCCGTCAGCTCGGAAATCTGGGCGTCGTCGAGCGCGGGGTTGAGCACGCGGTGCAGCGAGCGATCGCGCATCAGCCGCATCTCCCAGAACTCGTCGCCGCCTTCGCGAATCGTCCGCTCGTACTTGACCGCGCGCTTGCGCAAGAGCATCAGCGCCAGGACAAACCGGAATCGGCGGCGCAGGGGGTCTTCCGTACCGGCCAGGCGCTCAAAGAACGTCACGAGCGCCTCGGTGTCAACAAACGTCTTTTTCGGCGCTTCCTTCGATGGCAGCCGCGTCTTGAAGTGACAGAGCGAGCCTTCCGGGGGGCCGGTCCATGCGTCGGCGGAGAAGTCTCGCCGCTCAAATCCCTGCGCGCCTTCCAGCAGCGCGGAATAGAACACCTCGCCCGGCTGAATCTCCCGCCCGGTGACGAAACACCGACCGCCCGCCCTGGCTACGTCAAACTCCGTCATGTGCCCTCGCTCGGCCTGGCCTTCTGATCCATCAGCTTCTCCTGCATCCGCTTCACGACGGTCGGCGGCACGAGCCGATCCAGGTGGCCGCGATCCAGCCCCCCCATCTCCCAGATCTGCCGAATCAACGTGCTGCTGATCAGCGCCGTCTGATCCGTGGTAAACAGAAACACCGTCTCCACATCGCCGGCGATCATGTTCACGTTCGCCTGGCGCAACTCGCTTCGCAGATCGTCACCGTCGCGAATCCCCTTCACGATAAAGTCCGCCCCGCGACGACGGACAAAATCCATCGTCAGCCCCGGATACGACTCGACCTCCACGTCCTTCCAGTCGGCCAACAACTCGCGGAGCATGTCCACGCGCTCCTGCTCGTTGAACAGCGGCTCCTTCTCCGGGTTGCGCCCCACCATCACGATCGTCTTCTCAAAAATGCGGCGGCTGCGGCGAATGATGTCCACGTGCCCGTAGGTCGGCGGGTCGAAGGTGCCTGCGAAGACCGCGGTTTTACCTTTTTCCTGTTTCATGAAAGAGCCGCTAGCTTTTAGCCTTGAGCCATGTGCCAGAAAGATACCGGTGACATTGCTGTTTCGAGCATCTCAACAAACTGTTCCTCGACTCGGCCAATTGCCCTTCTACCTACGCAACCCGGCATTCTACATTCGCTATTCGCCATTCGCCATTCTCTATTACTATTCGATCTCGCCATTCACTACTCATATCGGAGCGCTTCCACCGGGTCCAGACGCGACGCTTTCCACGCCGGGTATATTCCGCTGATGATCCCCACGACGGTTGCCATGCCCAGCGCCATCAGCACCGCCCCGCTCGTCGTGATGGTCTCCATCACGCGCGTGATCTTCTCGATCGTCCTCGCCAGACCCCAGCCGGTCAGCACGCCGGCCGCACCGCCCAGCAACGACACAATGCTCGCTTCCACCAGAAACTGGTTCAGCACGTCGCTGCGCTGCGCCCCCATTGCCATGCGCACACCGATCTCGCGCGTGCGCTCCGTCACCGCCACGAGCATGATGTTCATGATGCCGATGCCGCCCACCACGAGGCTGATCCCCGCGATGGACCACAACACAACGCCGGCGATGATCTGAAACTGTGCGAACTGCGTCACGAACTCGCGCTGCGCCTGCACCTGGAAATCGTCCTGCTGGCCCGCGCGAATCTTGTGCCGCTGACGAAGCACTTTCTTGATCTGTTCCTTGGCCCGCTCGATGTCCTGGTCCGACGGCGACAATGCTTCGGCAAGTATCGCGTGAACCGACTTCAGTCCATACAACCGCTCCATCGCCGCCGTGATCGGCACGACCACCTGCTGGTCCACGTCGGTGAACGCGACGTTGCCCTTCTCCTCCATCACGCCGATCACCGTGAAGGTTCGCGTGCCCAGCAGTCCGGAGATTTTCACCTTCTCATCGATCGCCGGGCGACCGCCGAACAATTCCTGCTTCACTTTCGCCCCGAGCACCACGACGGCCGCGCCGCCCTGCACGTCGGTCCGGGTGAAAAACGACCCTTCGGACACCTTGTGGTTGTTGATGTCGGGATAAATCTCGCTCGCGCCGAGGACGGACGCGGTCGTGTTCTTCGACAGAAACTTGATCGTGGAGCTGCTCGTCACCTGCGGCATAACCTTGGCGACGGCGCCGCACTCCTTGTCAATCGCCAGAGCGTCTTCGTACTTGATGGAATCAAACGTGCCGACCATGCGACCGGAGCGTCGCTGCACCGCCGCACCGATGAATATCTTGTTCGACCCCATCGAGGCGAAGCCGCTTTCCATCCGCGCGCCCATGCCCTTGAGGATCGCCATCGCCGCGACGACCGCAGCCACGCCGATGATGACACCGAGCGTCGCGAGGATGCTGCGCAGGGGATGAATCCACAGGCTGCGCAGCGCCATCATCACGATGCGAAAGAAAAACATCGCCCGCTACACTCCAATCGCCCGCGCCGTCGGCGGCGAGCGCTCCGGCTCGCGCGGTTCGGTCGAAAGCAATTCGCTTCGAAACGTGGAATCGATCGCGCGGTCTTCCAGTTTCTTCCCGTCCTTCATGCGCACGACGCGCTGCGCCTGCACCGCCACCGACATTTCGTGCGTCACAAGGATGATCGTCACGCCCGAGCGGTTCAGCTCGTGAAAGATTTCCATGATCTGCCGACCGGTGCGGCTGTCGAGATTTCCCGTCGGTTCGTCGGCCAGCAGAATCTTCGGCTCGTTCACGATCGCCCGCGCAATCGCAACGCGCTGGCGCTCGCCGCCCGACAGTTCCGCCGGCGTGTGAAAGGCCCGCTCTGCCAGCCCGACACGTTCCAAGGCCTTCAGCGACGGCTCGCGCGTTCGCGTGCGCCGCGCGTAAAACAGCGGCACGGCGACGTTGTCCACCGCACTCGTCCGCTGGATAAGATTGAACGTCTGAAACACGAAGCCGATCTTGCTGTTGCGCACGATCGCCAGTTGACGGTCGGTCATGTGGCTGACCAGGTCTCCATCGAGCCAGTATTCTCCCGCGGTCGGCCGGTCGAGGCAGCCCAGCAGATGCATGAGCGTGCTCTTGCCGCTGCCCGAGGCGCCGGTGATGGAGATCATCTCGCCGGAGTATACGTCAAGATCGACGCCGTCCAGCGCGCGGACCACCGTCGTGCCCATTTCATAGTGCTTGGCCAGCGAGCGAATCTGAATCAGCGGTTTGCTCATGCCGCGCCGTCACCCCTGTTGCTGGGCTTTTTCGCGCTCCGTCTTCACCGGACGCTTCACCCAGACCGGGTCGCCGGCCTTGATGCCCGAGACAATCTCC includes these proteins:
- the coaD gene encoding Phosphopantetheine adenylyltransferase → MKQEKGKTAVFAGTFDPPTYGHVDIIRRSRRIFEKTIVMVGRNPEKEPLFNEQERVDMLRELLADWKDVEVESYPGLTMDFVRRRGADFIVKGIRDGDDLRSELRQANVNMIAGDVETVFLFTTDQTALISSTLIRQIWEMGGLDRGHLDRLVPPTVVKRMQEKLMDQKARPSEGT
- the macB_10 gene encoding Macrolide export ATP-binding/permease protein MacB, whose translation is MFFFRIVMMALRSLWIHPLRSILATLGVIIGVAAVVAAMAILKGMGARMESGFASMGSNKIFIGAAVQRRSGRMVGTFDSIKYEDALAIDKECGAVAKVMPQVTSSSTIKFLSKNTTASVLGASEIYPDINNHKVSEGSFFTRTDVQGGAAVVVLGAKVKQELFGGRPAIDEKVKISGLLGTRTFTVIGVMEEKGNVAFTDVDQQVVVPITAAMERLYGLKSVHAILAEALSPSDQDIERAKEQIKKVLRQRHKIRAGQQDDFQVQAQREFVTQFAQFQIIAGVVLWSIAGISLVVGGIGIMNIMLVAVTERTREIGVRMAMGAQRSDVLNQFLVEASIVSLLGGAAGVLTGWGLARTIEKITRVMETITTSGAVLMALGMATVVGIISGIYPAWKASRLDPVEALRYE
- the lolD_3 gene encoding Lipoprotein-releasing system ATP-binding protein LolD yields the protein MSKPLIQIRSLAKHYEMGTTVVRALDGVDLDVYSGEMISITGASGSGKSTLMHLLGCLDRPTAGEYWLDGDLVSHMTDRQLAIVRNSKIGFVFQTFNLIQRTSAVDNVAVPLFYARRTRTREPSLKALERVGLAERAFHTPAELSGGERQRVAIARAIVNEPKILLADEPTGNLDSRTGRQIMEIFHELNRSGVTIILVTHEMSVAVQAQRVVRMKDGKKLEDRAIDSTFRSELLSTEPREPERSPPTARAIGV